A single Capricornis sumatraensis isolate serow.1 chromosome 20, serow.2, whole genome shotgun sequence DNA region contains:
- the LOC138096514 gene encoding leukocyte immunoglobulin-like receptor subfamily A member 6 yields the protein MRGSATTLTFTALLCLGLCWSPWDQGQPEVLPKPSIRADPGTMVAQGSPVTIWCQGSPLADVYRLYKERGSVYRDVNAPQGSRNKARFHFASLSSSEAGQYQCAYHTRHSWSVLSDPLPLVVTGVYKAPFLSAQPSPVVAAGGSVSLTCSSQYEGGTLHLLKEGVAELLRYRTLRNYENQGREQAVFFVGPVTASHGGTYRCYDAPNSQPYLWSHPSDPLHLQVTGLSRAPSLSAQPGSLVLSGDNLTLQCRSEAGSGSFALTKDEGLSPPLRLEGQQSPDFPLGRVSRAHGGRYRCYSGHNLSYAWSAPSAPLDILIAGMHRKPSLSARPGASVPRGENVTLQCRSEVQSDTFHLSKEGSLAAPQHRRLQGPAPPAQANFTLRAVTSAHSGTYRCYSSHSTAPHLLSLPSDPLELLVSGAADSISPPQNRSDSKSDYTVQNLTRMGLAASVLLLLGVLLCQARHDPGGARDAAQS from the exons ATGAGAGGCAGCGCCACGACTCTGACCTTCACCGCCCTTCTCTGCCTCG GGCTGTGCTGGAGCCCGTGGGACCAGGGACAACCAG AGGTTCTCCCCAAACCCTCCATCCGGGCTGACCCAGGCACCATGGTCGCCCAGGGGAGCCCGGTGACCATCTGGTGTCAGGGGTCTCCGCTGGCGGATGTCTACCGTCTGTATAAAGAGAGGGGCTCTGTATACCGGGACGTTAACGCCCCACAGGGCTCCAGGAACAAAGCCAGGTTCCACTTTGCATCCTTGAGCTCAAGTGAGGCTGGGCAGTATCAGTGTGCCTATCACACCAGGCACAGCTGGTCAGTGCTGAGTGACCCCCTGCCCCTGGTGGTGACAG GAGTGTACAAGGCGCCCTTCCTgtctgcccagcccagccctgtggtGGCTGCAGGAGGCAGCGTGTCCCTCACGTGCAGTTCACAGTATGAAGGGGGCACGCTGCACCTGCTGAAGGAGGGAGTCGCTGAGCTGCTCCGATACAGAACACTGAGGAACTATGAGAACCAGGGGCGGGAACAGGCTGTGTTCTTTGTGGGCCCCGTGACCGCCTCCCACGGGGGGACCTACAGATGCTATGATGCTCCCAACTCCCAGCCCTATCTGTGGTCGCACCCCAGTGACCCTCTGCATCTCCAGGTCACAG GCCTGTCCAGGGCCCCCTCCCTCTCCGCCCAGCCCGGCTCGCTCGTGCTCTCCGGAGACAACCTGACCCTCCAGTGTCGCTCAGAGGCCGGCTCTGGCAGCTTCGCTCTGACCAAGGACGAGGGGCTCAGCCCTCCCCTCCGTCTAGAAGGGCAGCAGAGCCCCGACTTCCCCCTGGGCCGCGTGAGCCGTGCCCACGGGGGCCGGTACAGATGCTACAGTGGACACAACCTCTCCTACGCGTGGTCGGCCCCCAGCGCCCCCCTGGACATCCTGATCGCGG GAATGCACAGGAAACCCTCCCTCTCCGCCCGCCCGGGGGCCTCAGTGCCCCGGGGAGAGAACGTGACCCTGCAGTGCCGCTCTGAGGTCCAGTCAGACACCTTCCATCTGTCCAAGGAGGGGTCGCTCGCTGCTCCCCAGCACCGTCGTCTGCAGGGCCCGGCTCCACCCGCGCAGGCCAACTTCACCCTGCGTGCTGTGACCTCGGCCCACAGTGGGACCTACAGGTGCTACAGCTCACACAGCACCGCCCCCCACCTGCTCTCGCTCCCCAGCGACCCCCTGGAGCTCCTGGTCTCAG GAGCAGCTGACAGTATCAGCCCACCACAAAACAGGTCAGACTCCAAGAGCG ACTACACGGTGCAGAATCTCACTCGAATGGGCCTCGCAGCCTCCGTCCTGCTGCTCCTCGGGGTCCTGCTCTGCCAGGCTCGGCATGACCCTGGAGGAGCCCGAGACGCAGCCCAGAGCTGA